In the Acidimicrobiales bacterium genome, one interval contains:
- the fabD gene encoding ACP S-malonyltransferase encodes MIAYTYPGQGSQAPGMGAPWRNHPSWELVDEASEACGRDIGRLLLEADIEELTETRNAQLATFVTSMVVFDAVTRTGVTANAHAGHSLGEYTALTAAGVLDYADGVRLVAERGEAMQMAADERTGTMAAILGADDRHVEDACDSAEGEVWVANYNAPGQVVVAGDPDDVEAAGRIARERGAKRVVSLQVGGAFHTPFMQPASDRLAKALAITDFREPDHPVYANVDASPYQGVAEWSDLLARQLVSPVRWRHTIHRLADDGFSTLVELGPGGALRGMAKRAAREMTSLSVNAPADIDALLEAIGGTPHDARHHEGEMLHATERLVVSPCGGVFTPVDDCPDGSVIAAGRIIGHVAGTEVRSPFAGELMGYLALADERVTPSQPIAWLRTV; translated from the coding sequence ATGATCGCCTACACCTACCCCGGCCAGGGGTCCCAGGCGCCCGGCATGGGAGCGCCCTGGCGCAACCATCCGTCCTGGGAACTGGTCGACGAGGCCTCAGAGGCGTGCGGCCGTGACATCGGCCGTCTCCTGCTGGAGGCGGACATCGAGGAACTCACCGAGACCCGCAACGCACAGCTGGCGACTTTCGTCACGTCGATGGTCGTATTCGACGCGGTCACACGTACCGGTGTGACCGCGAACGCACACGCCGGGCACAGCCTCGGCGAGTACACCGCTCTGACCGCAGCCGGCGTTCTCGACTACGCCGACGGCGTGCGCCTCGTCGCCGAACGCGGCGAGGCGATGCAGATGGCCGCCGACGAGCGCACCGGCACGATGGCTGCGATTCTCGGCGCCGACGACAGGCACGTGGAAGACGCCTGCGACAGCGCTGAAGGCGAGGTCTGGGTCGCCAACTACAACGCTCCCGGACAGGTCGTCGTCGCCGGCGACCCCGACGACGTCGAGGCCGCGGGCCGCATCGCACGCGAGCGCGGCGCCAAGCGCGTCGTCTCGCTGCAGGTGGGCGGCGCCTTCCACACGCCGTTCATGCAACCCGCGTCGGACCGCCTCGCCAAGGCACTCGCCATCACCGATTTCCGAGAGCCCGACCATCCCGTCTATGCGAACGTCGACGCCTCGCCGTACCAGGGCGTGGCCGAGTGGTCCGATCTCCTCGCACGGCAACTCGTGAGCCCCGTGCGCTGGCGTCACACCATCCACCGCCTCGCCGACGACGGGTTCTCCACCCTGGTCGAACTCGGACCGGGCGGGGCGTTGCGCGGCATGGCCAAGCGGGCCGCACGGGAAATGACGAGCCTCAGTGTCAACGCGCCGGCCGACATCGACGCGCTCCTCGAGGCGATCGGCGGCACCCCCCACGACGCCCGCCACCACGAGGGCGAGATGCTCCATGCGACCGAACGCCTCGTGGTGAGTCCCTGCGGCGGAGTGTTCACCCCCGTCGACGACTGCCCCGACGGATCCGTCATCGCAGCCGGCAGGATCATCGGCCATGTGGCGGGAACCGAGGTCCGGTCACCGTTCGCCGGCGAGTTGATGGGCTACCTCGCCCTCGCCGACGAGCGGGTCACCCCGAGCCAACCGATCGCCTGGCTCCGGACCGTCTGA
- a CDS encoding DUF5706 domain-containing protein yields the protein MPTTADDHDAHATASAHVGQHPMRRVEPRHSVDYVMRTTQQNLVTLTGQADLKASIVITTSSILLSIGATQWNDADLRWGIGALAVGVTLALFMAVLAVFPKYSVAPPRDVAFPDDGNPLFFGHAALVTKDRYMSRLAASLEDDYALYEMITTDIYQQSYYLLHGKFRYLKLSYLFLVLGVVAALIAQVVSTAT from the coding sequence GTGCCGACCACAGCCGACGACCACGACGCACACGCCACAGCGTCTGCGCACGTGGGCCAGCATCCGATGCGTCGCGTCGAGCCGCGACACTCCGTCGACTATGTGATGCGCACGACCCAGCAGAACCTCGTCACCCTCACCGGCCAGGCCGACCTCAAAGCCAGCATCGTCATCACGACGTCATCGATCCTGTTGTCCATCGGCGCCACCCAGTGGAACGACGCGGACCTGCGATGGGGAATCGGGGCGCTCGCGGTCGGTGTCACGCTCGCGTTGTTCATGGCTGTCCTCGCCGTGTTCCCCAAGTACAGCGTCGCTCCGCCCCGCGACGTGGCCTTTCCCGACGATGGGAACCCGCTGTTCTTCGGCCACGCGGCGCTCGTGACGAAGGATCGCTACATGAGCCGTCTCGCCGCTTCGCTGGAAGACGACTACGCCCTCTACGAGATGATCACCACCGACATCTACCAGCAGTCCTACTACCTGCTGCACGGCAAGTTCCGGTATCTGAAACTGTCGTACCTGTTCCTGGTTCTCGGCGTCGTCGCAGCCCTGATCGCGCAGGTTGTGTCGACGGCCACCTGA
- a CDS encoding response regulator, protein MNGGPRLVIAEDEAIIRLDLVEMLSDEGYDVVADTGDGDEAMRLVRAHRPDLVLVDIKMPGRDGLDVAREVHAEALCGVLVLTAFSQRELVAEATASGALAYLVKPFERAELVAAVEVALARHAEIANLLGEARELTERLETRKVVDRAKGLLMDEHGMREAEAFSFMQKTAMAQRRTMRVVAADILVGDLRP, encoded by the coding sequence GTGAACGGCGGCCCCCGGCTGGTGATCGCCGAGGACGAGGCGATCATCCGTCTGGACCTGGTCGAGATGCTCTCCGACGAGGGTTACGACGTCGTCGCCGACACCGGCGACGGGGACGAAGCGATGCGACTCGTACGGGCCCACCGTCCCGACCTGGTGCTCGTCGACATCAAGATGCCCGGACGCGACGGGCTCGACGTCGCCCGGGAGGTCCACGCCGAGGCCCTGTGCGGTGTGCTCGTGCTGACGGCGTTCTCCCAGCGTGAGCTCGTCGCGGAGGCGACGGCGTCGGGAGCTCTGGCGTATCTGGTGAAGCCCTTCGAGCGTGCCGAGCTCGTCGCGGCGGTCGAGGTCGCCCTCGCCCGCCACGCCGAGATCGCGAACCTCCTCGGCGAGGCCCGCGAGCTCACCGAGCGGCTCGAGACACGCAAGGTCGTCGATCGGGCCAAGGGCCTGTTGATGGACGAACACGGGATGCGTGAGGCGGAAGCCTTCTCGTTCATGCAGAAGACGGCCATGGCGCAGCGTCGCACGATGCGGGTGGTCGCAGCCGACATCCTCGTCGGCGACCTCCGACCCTAG
- the polA gene encoding DNA polymerase I gives MAPVMLIDGNSLTYRAFFALPTDMATASGQVTNAVFGFTSMLINLARDHRPDRIAVAFDLPQPTFRHERIPTYKANRSEAPDILRQQMGLVRQVIGSLGIPILEQAGIEADDIIATLATQARDAGHETIVVTGDRDAYQLVEDPLVRVLYNKRGVSDYVLYDEAGIADRTGVAPADYVTYAALRGDKSDNLPGVPGVGEKTAAKLVNAYGDLDGIFAHAAEQTPKLAENLAANEEQARLNAEVMILIRDADLGVTVDDLVAAEMDTDEVRKLFDFLEFRTLYDRLGDAFATDLGPAMGSLTVIEAEVEVLSSAAEATAALAALASGDGTTGVAGAWRGTPGRSELGGVAFVRSPADGDVVWVPADLLSDTAVAAALGDLVAADGRPLAAHGAKPLLRSLLEFGVDVRTLEVDTMLAAYLLDPAEQRYDLPELLARHARCELPDGAPATEGRLDLDGEAVEVPTAAGREALGVAHLVDPIRAALDAQGVLALHDDIEIPLVRVLAKMEHVGVGVDVAELEALRDGLVAECDRLRAAIVEDAGEDFNVNSTKQLREVLFDRLGLTPQKKTKTGYSTDAASLEKLRGEHPIIENLLDYREVEKLRSTYGEGLLAEVGEGDRIRATFNQTVARTGRLSSDAPNLHNIPVRTETGRAFRRAFVAAPGHQLLVADYDQIELRCIAHLAEDPGLITAFEAGDDIHTATASRIFSVDADAVTIEQRSKAKMVSYGLAYGMEAYGLGQRLSIPTDEAQQILDAYFTAFPAVHDYMERTVDQARERGYTETLFGRRRQIPELSSSNFRIRQAGERQAMNAGIQGLAADIFKVALVEIDRSLDETGLATRLILQVHDEVMCEVPAGEEDAAADLVVAAMTGAFDLRVPLAVEPAFGPNWADAKS, from the coding sequence ATGGCGCCGGTCATGCTCATCGACGGGAACTCACTGACGTACCGCGCCTTCTTCGCGCTGCCGACCGACATGGCGACGGCGAGTGGCCAGGTCACCAACGCCGTCTTCGGGTTCACCTCGATGCTGATCAACCTGGCGCGTGACCACCGGCCGGACCGGATCGCCGTCGCATTCGATCTGCCCCAGCCCACGTTCCGTCACGAGCGCATCCCCACGTACAAGGCCAACCGGTCCGAGGCCCCCGACATCCTCCGTCAGCAGATGGGCCTGGTCCGTCAGGTGATCGGGAGCCTGGGGATTCCGATCCTCGAGCAGGCCGGGATCGAGGCCGACGACATCATCGCCACGCTCGCGACCCAGGCACGCGACGCGGGACACGAGACCATCGTCGTGACCGGCGACCGCGACGCCTACCAACTCGTCGAGGACCCGCTCGTGCGGGTTCTCTACAACAAGCGTGGGGTGTCCGACTACGTCCTCTACGACGAGGCCGGGATCGCCGACCGCACGGGCGTCGCCCCCGCCGACTACGTGACCTACGCGGCACTGCGCGGCGACAAGTCCGACAACCTGCCCGGTGTGCCCGGCGTGGGGGAGAAGACAGCCGCCAAGCTCGTCAACGCCTACGGGGACCTCGACGGGATCTTCGCCCATGCCGCGGAACAGACGCCGAAGCTCGCGGAGAACCTCGCGGCCAACGAGGAACAGGCCCGTCTCAACGCCGAGGTGATGATCCTCATCCGCGACGCCGATCTCGGCGTGACCGTCGATGACCTCGTCGCCGCGGAGATGGACACCGACGAGGTCCGCAAGCTGTTCGACTTCCTCGAGTTCCGCACCCTCTATGACCGCCTCGGCGACGCGTTCGCAACCGACCTCGGACCGGCGATGGGTTCGCTGACCGTGATCGAGGCCGAGGTGGAGGTCCTGAGCTCGGCCGCGGAGGCCACCGCCGCGCTGGCGGCACTCGCGTCCGGAGACGGGACCACCGGTGTCGCCGGTGCGTGGCGCGGCACGCCGGGGCGCTCAGAGCTGGGGGGCGTCGCCTTCGTCCGGTCACCCGCCGACGGCGACGTCGTGTGGGTGCCGGCGGATCTGCTGTCCGACACCGCCGTCGCGGCAGCGCTCGGTGACCTCGTCGCCGCGGACGGTCGACCGCTGGCCGCGCACGGCGCCAAACCGCTGCTGCGCTCGCTGCTCGAATTCGGGGTCGACGTGCGCACGCTCGAGGTCGACACCATGTTGGCCGCCTACCTCCTCGATCCCGCCGAGCAGCGCTACGACCTGCCCGAGCTCCTCGCCCGTCATGCGCGCTGCGAGCTACCCGACGGCGCCCCTGCGACGGAGGGCCGACTCGATCTCGACGGCGAGGCGGTGGAGGTGCCCACCGCGGCGGGGCGCGAGGCGCTCGGTGTCGCGCATCTCGTCGACCCGATCCGTGCGGCCCTCGACGCACAGGGGGTCCTGGCTCTCCACGACGACATCGAGATCCCGCTCGTGCGGGTCCTCGCCAAGATGGAGCACGTCGGTGTGGGCGTCGATGTCGCCGAGCTCGAGGCGCTGCGCGACGGACTCGTCGCCGAATGCGACCGCCTCCGGGCGGCGATCGTCGAGGACGCCGGTGAGGACTTCAACGTCAACTCCACGAAGCAGCTACGCGAGGTCCTCTTCGACAGGCTGGGGCTCACCCCGCAGAAGAAGACGAAGACCGGATACTCGACCGATGCCGCGTCCCTGGAGAAGCTCCGTGGTGAGCACCCGATCATCGAGAACCTCCTCGACTATCGCGAGGTCGAGAAGCTGCGGTCCACCTACGGCGAGGGTCTGCTGGCCGAGGTCGGTGAGGGCGACCGGATCAGGGCCACCTTCAACCAGACCGTCGCGCGCACGGGCCGTCTGAGCTCCGACGCGCCCAACCTGCACAACATCCCTGTGCGCACCGAGACCGGGCGTGCGTTCCGCAGGGCGTTCGTGGCGGCGCCGGGCCACCAGCTCCTCGTCGCCGACTACGACCAGATCGAACTCCGCTGCATCGCCCACCTGGCCGAGGACCCCGGGCTGATCACGGCGTTCGAGGCCGGCGACGACATCCACACGGCCACCGCATCGCGGATCTTCTCGGTCGACGCGGACGCCGTGACGATCGAGCAGCGTTCGAAGGCGAAGATGGTGTCGTACGGCCTGGCCTACGGCATGGAGGCCTACGGGCTCGGCCAGCGACTGTCGATCCCCACCGACGAGGCCCAGCAGATTCTCGATGCCTACTTCACGGCGTTCCCGGCGGTCCACGACTACATGGAGCGCACCGTCGACCAGGCCCGTGAACGTGGCTACACCGAGACGCTCTTCGGCCGGCGGCGTCAGATCCCCGAGCTCTCGTCGTCGAATTTCCGGATCCGCCAGGCGGGCGAACGCCAGGCGATGAACGCGGGGATCCAGGGGCTCGCCGCTGACATCTTCAAGGTCGCCCTCGTGGAGATCGACCGGAGCCTCGACGAGACGGGCCTCGCGACGCGTCTGATCCTGCAGGTGCATGACGAGGTGATGTGTGAGGTGCCCGCCGGCGAGGAGGACGCTGCGGCTGATCTCGTCGTCGCGGCGATGACGGGGGCGTTCGACCTGCGTGTCCCGCTGGCCGTCGAGCCGGCCTTCGGCCCCAACTGGGCCGACGCCAAGTCCTGA
- a CDS encoding class I SAM-dependent methyltransferase — translation MTGGHGEGHWFAPVAEHLGEAYLRYSFTRGTRQEVDFLVEVLELEPPMRVLDVGCGPGRHARVLAERGFEVVGVDISPRFVEIARRDAPPGLTVVCADARTIDEVGSFDAAISLCQGAFGISSAAQVSADDVIAGDATILTAMARSLRRSGRLAVSAFSAYFQVRDLTEGHGFDASTGVHHEEPEMIGQDGSVRTFDLWTACLTPRELRLLAADAGLAVDEIWSVTPGRYGRRPPSIDEPEFLLTARPR, via the coding sequence ATGACGGGGGGTCACGGCGAGGGCCACTGGTTCGCCCCCGTGGCCGAGCACCTCGGTGAGGCGTACCTGCGCTACTCGTTCACGAGGGGGACCCGCCAGGAGGTGGACTTCCTCGTCGAGGTGCTGGAACTCGAACCACCGATGAGAGTGCTCGACGTGGGCTGCGGACCGGGGCGTCACGCCCGGGTTCTGGCCGAACGGGGTTTCGAGGTCGTCGGCGTCGACATCTCGCCCCGCTTCGTCGAGATCGCCCGGCGCGACGCCCCGCCGGGCCTGACCGTGGTCTGTGCGGACGCCCGCACCATCGACGAGGTCGGTTCGTTCGATGCGGCGATCTCGCTGTGTCAGGGAGCCTTCGGGATCAGCTCGGCGGCCCAGGTGTCGGCCGACGACGTCATCGCGGGTGACGCGACGATCCTCACGGCGATGGCGCGCTCGCTGCGCAGGTCCGGACGCCTCGCCGTGTCGGCGTTCTCCGCGTACTTCCAGGTCCGGGACCTCACCGAGGGTCACGGCTTCGACGCCTCGACCGGAGTGCACCACGAGGAGCCGGAGATGATCGGGCAGGACGGCTCGGTCCGGACGTTCGACCTCTGGACGGCGTGTCTGACCCCACGTGAACTGCGGCTGCTGGCAGCCGATGCCGGCCTGGCCGTCGACGAGATCTGGTCGGTCACGCCGGGTCGCTACGGTCGGCGTCCGCCGTCGATCGACGAGCCCGAGTTCCTGCTGACCGCCAGACCGCGCTGA
- the rpsA gene encoding 30S ribosomal protein S1, with protein MSDQPTPETAAPGSVATLDDSQFGTFAPDGTYIPRQIVGEDIPDTELESAYDATMVSVEDGALVDGIVVKVDADEVLLDIGFKSEGVIPARELSIRNDVDPSEVVSVGDSVEALVLQKEDKEGRLILSKKRAQYERAWGRIEEIKEAEGVVTGPVIEVVKGGLIVDIGLRGFLPASLVELRRVRDLQPYVGQEIEAKIIELDKNRNNVVLSRRAWLEETQKEQREEFLDNLKPGERRKGVVSSVVNFGAFVDLGGMDGLVHVSELSWKHVDHPSSVVSVGDEVEIQVLEVDLDRERISLSLKATQQDPWQEFASNHRVGELVYGRVTKLVPFGAFVQVGESIEGLVHISEMSTHHVDVPEQVVTPGEELWVKIIDIDLQRRRISLSIKQAAEGGVVAAEYQEHFGEHAYDDEGNYIGPQGDEASTEQMDEAWAAYYAEYGEGADASAPAAPDGPAPSPPAAAPAEAVAPAEASVEAEVAAAPAEAEPPAAEVAVPGEPADEATS; from the coding sequence GTGTCCGACCAGCCCACACCCGAGACCGCCGCCCCAGGATCCGTCGCCACGCTCGACGACTCCCAGTTCGGGACCTTCGCTCCCGACGGCACGTACATCCCACGCCAGATCGTCGGGGAGGACATCCCCGACACCGAACTCGAGTCGGCATACGACGCCACCATGGTCTCGGTCGAGGACGGCGCGCTGGTCGACGGGATCGTCGTGAAGGTCGACGCGGACGAGGTGCTGCTCGACATCGGCTTCAAGTCCGAGGGCGTGATCCCGGCGCGGGAACTGTCGATCCGCAACGACGTGGATCCCTCCGAGGTCGTCAGCGTCGGTGATTCGGTCGAGGCCCTCGTTCTCCAGAAGGAGGACAAGGAGGGTCGCCTGATCCTGTCCAAGAAGCGCGCCCAGTACGAGCGTGCGTGGGGCCGGATCGAGGAGATCAAGGAAGCCGAAGGTGTCGTGACCGGGCCGGTGATCGAGGTCGTCAAGGGCGGTCTGATCGTCGACATCGGGCTGCGCGGCTTCCTGCCCGCATCCCTCGTCGAGTTGCGCCGCGTGCGTGACCTCCAGCCCTACGTGGGCCAGGAGATCGAAGCCAAGATCATCGAGCTCGACAAGAACCGCAACAACGTGGTCCTGTCCCGTCGGGCATGGCTCGAGGAGACCCAGAAGGAACAGCGCGAGGAGTTCCTCGACAACCTCAAGCCGGGCGAGCGACGCAAGGGCGTCGTCTCCTCGGTCGTCAACTTCGGTGCCTTCGTGGACCTCGGTGGGATGGACGGGCTCGTCCACGTCTCGGAGCTGTCCTGGAAGCACGTCGACCACCCCAGCTCGGTCGTCTCCGTCGGTGACGAGGTCGAGATCCAGGTCCTCGAAGTCGATCTCGACCGTGAACGGATCAGCCTCTCGCTCAAGGCCACCCAGCAGGATCCCTGGCAGGAGTTCGCCTCCAACCACCGCGTCGGCGAGCTCGTCTACGGCCGGGTCACCAAGCTGGTGCCCTTCGGTGCGTTCGTGCAGGTCGGTGAGTCCATCGAGGGACTGGTGCACATCTCGGAGATGTCGACGCACCACGTCGACGTCCCCGAGCAGGTGGTCACCCCCGGCGAGGAGCTGTGGGTGAAGATCATCGACATCGACCTCCAGCGCCGTCGGATCAGCCTCTCGATCAAGCAGGCGGCCGAAGGTGGCGTTGTCGCCGCGGAGTACCAGGAGCACTTCGGCGAGCACGCCTACGACGACGAGGGCAACTACATCGGTCCCCAGGGCGACGAGGCCTCCACCGAGCAGATGGACGAGGCATGGGCCGCGTACTACGCCGAGTACGGCGAGGGTGCGGACGCGTCGGCCCCGGCCGCTCCGGACGGGCCTGCCCCGTCACCACCCGCTGCTGCGCCTGCTGAGGCGGTGGCACCCGCCGAGGCCTCTGTCGAGGCTGAGGTGGCTGCGGCGCCTGCCGAGGCTGAGCCGCCCGCTGCTGAGGTTGCGGTACCGGGCGAGCCCGCCGACGAAGCGACTTCCTGA
- a CDS encoding response regulator transcription factor: MTYRLLIVDDHTLMRESVHRAFVEAGVDVVGTAATGREALERAREVEPDVVLTDISMPDMDGLEACSRIRDLLPGTRVVILTMHTEREMLTRAVRAGACGYLLKTCSMRELVTATRLAAEGQTVIDPHMKPHLARPAGGGSRSETTPRTSNGATHHSGNGRTRTESLVTPREEEVLQLITDGLSTTEVAERLFISQKTVKNHLASIYSKLGVRDRTQAVIEGVRQGIVELT; the protein is encoded by the coding sequence ATGACGTATCGGCTTCTCATCGTGGACGACCACACACTGATGCGCGAGAGCGTCCACCGGGCGTTCGTCGAGGCCGGTGTCGATGTCGTGGGCACCGCAGCCACCGGGCGTGAGGCACTCGAACGCGCACGTGAGGTCGAGCCGGACGTCGTGCTCACCGACATCTCGATGCCCGACATGGACGGCCTCGAGGCCTGCAGTCGCATCCGCGACCTGCTCCCCGGCACCCGGGTCGTCATCCTGACCATGCACACCGAGCGCGAGATGCTGACCCGCGCGGTGCGCGCGGGAGCGTGTGGCTATCTCCTCAAGACCTGCTCGATGCGTGAGCTCGTGACGGCGACCCGACTCGCCGCCGAGGGCCAGACGGTCATCGACCCGCACATGAAGCCGCACCTCGCGCGTCCCGCCGGCGGCGGTTCCCGTTCCGAGACGACGCCGCGAACCTCCAACGGTGCCACCCACCACAGCGGCAACGGCCGCACGCGCACCGAGTCCCTCGTGACACCACGTGAGGAGGAGGTCCTCCAGTTGATCACCGACGGGCTCTCCACGACCGAGGTGGCCGAGCGGCTGTTCATCAGCCAGAAGACCGTCAAGAACCACCTGGCTTCGATCTACTCGAAGCTCGGTGTGCGTGACCGGACCCAGGCGGTCATCGAAGGTGTCCGCCAGGGAATCGTCGAGTTGACCTGA
- the coaE gene encoding dephospho-CoA kinase, with protein sequence MLEVGLTGGIGAGKSTVATLLVARGAVLIDADAIVRELQEPGEPVFDAMVAHFGPSIVGPDGTLDRPAVASVVFSDPDELAALNSLVHPAVVAEMTRRRRSLAGTDETVVLDIPLLVEGGYRDVAVIVVDVDPEVAVRRLVEGRGLDESDARARVAAQASRADRLAAADFVIDNSGDPDDLTAEVDRCWEWIGCLPRPEPGTLPPDLRDV encoded by the coding sequence ATGCTGGAAGTCGGACTCACCGGGGGAATCGGCGCAGGCAAGTCCACGGTGGCCACGCTGCTGGTCGCGCGGGGGGCGGTCCTCATCGACGCCGATGCGATCGTGCGCGAGCTCCAGGAGCCCGGTGAACCCGTCTTCGACGCGATGGTCGCCCACTTCGGGCCGAGCATCGTCGGCCCGGACGGAACGCTGGACCGGCCCGCCGTCGCGTCCGTCGTCTTCTCGGACCCCGACGAACTGGCCGCTCTCAACTCCCTGGTCCACCCGGCCGTCGTGGCCGAGATGACGCGGCGCCGTCGGTCCCTGGCGGGGACCGACGAGACGGTCGTGCTCGACATACCGCTGCTCGTGGAGGGCGGCTACCGCGACGTGGCCGTGATCGTCGTCGATGTCGATCCCGAGGTGGCCGTGCGGCGATTGGTCGAGGGCCGCGGTCTCGACGAGTCCGACGCCCGGGCGCGCGTCGCCGCGCAGGCATCGCGGGCCGACCGCCTCGCAGCGGCCGACTTCGTCATCGACAACTCGGGTGACCCCGACGACCTGACGGCCGAGGTCGACCGTTGCTGGGAGTGGATCGGCTGCCTTCCTCGGCCCGAGCCCGGCACGCTTCCCCCGGATCTGCGCGATGTCTGA
- the uvrB gene encoding excinuclease ABC subunit UvrB: MSTSPAKASPAREASPSSPAFVMRAEFEPAGDQPAAIEALSKGLERGDRFQTLLGITGSGKSATIAWTIEKVQRPTLVIAPNKSLAAQLANELREFFPDNRVEYFVSYYDYYQPEAYMPSSDTYIEKDSSVNDEIDRLRHASTSALLTRRDVIVVASVSCIYGLGGPDEYREQLCVVRVGESHDQRDILRQLVDIQYERNDANLVRGKFRVRGDTLEVHPAYEETVARIEFFGDEVEQISIVDPVTGERLRTVDELVVFPATHYVASEERMRAAMGRIEKELQTQLARFEEEGKLLEAQRLRMRTEYDLEMMAEVGYCNGIENYSAPIDGRAPGEPPFTLLDYFPEDFVTVIDESHVAVPQMHGQYEGDRSRKETLIDHGFRLPSAADNRPLTFDEIMARIGQTVFLSATPGAYEIDVSDQVVEQIVRPTGLIDPEVIVRPTKGQIDDLVGEINERTEAGGRILVTTLTKKMSEDLTDYLLELGLRVRYLHSEVDTIERIEILRDLRLGEFDVLVGINLLREGLDLPEVSLVAILDADKEGFLRSETSLIQMIGRAARNVDGQVVMYADQMTDSMQRAISETNRRRGLQQAYNEEHGIDPQTVRKAVTDILAMIRPGAATAPVPGDGERRMRPGERERLIESVSELPHEQIERLISTLTTEMNDAAADLKFEYAARLRDEIKELKRELRELVG; this comes from the coding sequence GTGAGCACTTCCCCGGCCAAAGCCTCCCCGGCCAGGGAGGCATCCCCGTCGTCGCCGGCTTTCGTGATGCGCGCCGAGTTCGAGCCCGCCGGTGATCAGCCTGCCGCCATCGAGGCGCTGAGCAAGGGGCTCGAGCGTGGCGACCGCTTCCAGACCCTGCTGGGGATCACAGGGTCGGGCAAGAGCGCCACCATCGCGTGGACCATCGAGAAGGTGCAGCGGCCGACGCTCGTGATCGCACCGAACAAGTCGCTGGCCGCCCAGCTGGCGAACGAGCTGCGGGAGTTCTTCCCCGACAACCGGGTGGAGTACTTCGTCTCCTACTACGACTACTACCAGCCCGAGGCGTACATGCCCTCGAGCGACACCTACATCGAGAAGGACTCGTCGGTCAACGACGAGATTGACCGGCTCCGCCATGCGTCCACGTCGGCGCTGCTGACCCGCCGGGACGTGATCGTCGTCGCGTCGGTCTCGTGCATCTACGGCCTCGGTGGTCCCGACGAGTACCGCGAGCAGTTGTGCGTCGTACGGGTGGGGGAGTCGCACGACCAGCGGGACATCCTCCGCCAGCTCGTGGACATCCAGTACGAGCGCAACGACGCCAATCTCGTGCGCGGCAAGTTCCGTGTCCGTGGGGACACGCTCGAGGTCCACCCGGCCTACGAGGAGACGGTCGCACGCATCGAGTTCTTCGGCGACGAGGTCGAACAGATCTCGATCGTCGACCCGGTCACCGGTGAGCGCCTGCGCACGGTGGACGAACTCGTCGTCTTCCCGGCCACCCACTACGTCGCGTCCGAGGAGCGGATGAGGGCCGCCATGGGTCGCATCGAGAAGGAGTTGCAGACCCAGCTCGCCCGCTTCGAGGAGGAGGGGAAGCTCCTCGAGGCCCAGCGCCTGCGGATGCGCACCGAGTACGACCTCGAGATGATGGCCGAGGTCGGCTACTGCAACGGGATCGAGAACTACTCGGCGCCGATCGACGGTCGTGCGCCGGGGGAGCCGCCGTTCACGCTGCTGGACTACTTCCCCGAGGACTTCGTGACCGTCATCGACGAGTCCCACGTCGCGGTACCCCAGATGCACGGCCAGTACGAGGGCGATCGCAGCCGCAAGGAGACCCTCATCGACCACGGGTTCCGACTCCCATCGGCGGCGGACAACCGACCGCTGACCTTCGACGAGATCATGGCCCGCATCGGCCAGACCGTGTTCCTGTCGGCCACGCCGGGCGCCTACGAGATCGACGTGTCCGATCAGGTGGTGGAACAGATCGTCCGCCCGACCGGGCTGATCGACCCCGAGGTGATCGTGCGGCCGACGAAGGGCCAGATCGACGACCTGGTGGGCGAGATCAACGAGCGGACCGAGGCGGGGGGTCGGATCCTCGTCACCACGTTGACGAAGAAGATGTCCGAGGACCTGACCGACTACCTGTTGGAGCTCGGCCTGCGGGTCCGCTACCTCCACAGCGAGGTCGACACCATCGAACGGATAGAGATCCTCCGTGATCTCCGTCTCGGGGAGTTCGACGTGCTGGTCGGGATCAACCTCCTACGGGAGGGTCTGGACCTCCCCGAGGTGTCACTCGTCGCCATCCTCGACGCCGACAAGGAGGGTTTCCTGCGGTCGGAGACCTCTCTGATCCAGATGATCGGACGCGCTGCGCGTAACGTCGACGGTCAGGTGGTGATGTACGCGGACCAGATGACGGACTCGATGCAGAGGGCCATCTCCGAGACCAACCGCCGACGCGGTCTGCAGCAGGCCTACAACGAGGAACACGGGATCGACCCCCAGACGGTCCGCAAGGCCGTCACCGACATCCTCGCGATGATCCGGCCGGGCGCGGCCACCGCGCCGGTGCCCGGCGACGGTGAGCGCCGGATGCGTCCCGGCGAGCGTGAGCGTCTCATCGAGAGCGTGTCAGAGCTCCCCCACGAACAGATCGAGAGGCTGATCTCCACCTTGACGACCGAGATGAACGACGCCGCGGCGGATCTCAAGTTCGAGTACGCCGCGCGGTTGCGTGACGAGATCAAGGAGCTCAAGCGGGAGCTCCGGGAGCTGGTGGGCTGA